In one window of Trichoderma breve strain T069 chromosome 7 map unlocalized scaffold00008, whole genome shotgun sequence DNA:
- a CDS encoding snoaL-like polyketide cyclase domain-containing protein, whose translation MSSDADDVISLFRIHTAALARQDWATITARLHPNLTRNHIALTAEQYVNQAKEGFKAIPDLEVTLDQAFADKSNNFVFGRLIVRGTLKQEFMGIKPSGRPFEFSELTIYEYRDGKVFRILTATDKESIKNQVESLPRTPFDTGYGYGLPEETTGLKEKFTSFIEGITKGNVKESVAKYCASSVLFNGTQNITREEIVQQNLTIQDALTDLKVEFDGLVVDEEHQRVGSAYFVTGRVTKPFKDYSPGQIVQQYKYAIHFINEDGQLGAITSVVESEKAIDQGNEAAH comes from the coding sequence ATGAGCAGCGACGCCGATGATGTTATCTCCCTATTCCGCATCCACACAGCGGCTCTTGCCAGGCAAGATTGGGCCACAATTACGGCCAGGCTCCATCCCAACCTTACTCGAAATCACATTGCTCTCACCGCCGAGCAGTATGTTAATCAAGCGAAGGAGGGGTTCAAGGCGATACCCGACTTGGAAGTCACCCTAGACCAGGCTTTCGCCGATAAAAGCAACAACTTTGTGTTTGGTCGATTGATCGTGCGCGGCACTCTCAAACAAGAGTTTATGGGAATCAAGCCCTCTGGAAGACCATTTGAATTCTCAGAACTCACAATTTACGAGTATAGAGATGGTAAAGTTTTTCGAATTCTCACGGCTACGGACAAAGAGTCAATAAAGAATCAGGTTGAGAGCCTTCCCCGGACACCATTTGATACAGGATACGGCTATGGGCTCCCTGAAGAGACAACTGGTCTGAAAGAGAAATTTACATCTTTCATTGAAGGCATAACTAAGGGAAATGTGAAAGAATCCGTCGCCAAATATTGCGCTTCCAGTGTTCTATTTAATGGCACACAGAATATTACAAGGGAAGAGATAGTTCAACAAAACTTGACCATACAAGACGCACTTACAGACTTGAAAGTGGAATTTGACGGGCTAGTGGTTGATGAAGAGCACCAGCGAGTTGGCTCCGCTTACTTTGTCACTGGACGAGTCACCAAGCCCTTCAAAGACTATTCGCCGGGTCAAATCGTTCAACAATACAAGTACGCCATCCATTTCATTAACGAGGATGGGCAACTTGGGGCTATTACGTCAGTAGTAGAGAGCGAAAAAGCTATTGATCAGGGTAACGAGGCTGCGCATTGA
- a CDS encoding NAD dependent epimerase/dehydratase family domain-containing protein, with the protein MAEQTTAIPRGSLVLITGLTGYIATHVAQEFLHQGYKVRGTVRDISKASWLTDDLFSAEHAAGKVELIQVPDLGAPHAFDDAIKGVAAIAHVATVSNLDPDPNQVIPQTVSGIVSLLRAAAAEPSVKRVVFTSSAGSAIMPIPGASGHVGRDTWNDAAVQAAWAPPPYDASRGMVTYMASKVEAEKAVWKFIQEEKPGFVTNVVSPFTTLGAMLHPSHARGTAGWVSALWKGDTTFAGLMPSSIYVNVKDVAVLHVAAVLDEDTKEERIQAWATPFNWNDVLAIFRRIDPSHKVVDDFPVPAAISTTADDEVPLKLLKKWAKQDGWKSLEDSIRQTLSSSS; encoded by the exons AATTTCTCCACCAGGGATATAAAGTGCGCGGGACGGTTCGCGATATTTCTAAGGCCTCTTGGCTCACAGACGATTTGTTCTCGGCTGAGCATGCGGCTGGCAAAGTAGAGCTTATCCAGGTGCCAGACCTTGGAGCTCCTCACGcttttgatgatgccatcaagggaGTTGCAGCTATTGCTCACGTTGCCACTGTCTCAAACCTGGATCCGGATCCGAACCAGGTTATTCCACAGACTGTGTCTGGAATTGTTTCGCTTTTGcgtgccgctgctgcagaacCCTCCGTTAAACGCGTAGTTTTCACGTCCTCAGCTGGCTCAGCCATAATGCCTATTCCCGGTGCATCAGGACATGTCGGCCGCGATACCTGGAATGATGCGGCTGTGCAGGCAGCGTGGGCTCCCCCACCATACGACGCTTCTCGCGGCATGGTCACCTACATGGCGAGTAAGGTGGAAGCCGAGAAGGCTGTCTGGAAGTTCattcaagaagagaagcccGGCTTCGTAACCAACGTTGTGAGCCCATTTACCACACTTGGCGCTATGCTTCACCCCAGCCATGCAAGAGGTACAGCTGGTTGGGTTAGCGCACTGTGGAAGGGTGACACAACCTTTGCTGGGTTGATGCCTTCAT CTATCTACGTTAATGTCAAAGATGTTGCAGTCCTCCATGTCGCTGCAGTTCTTGATGAGGACACCAAAGAAGAACGGATCCAAGCCTGGGCGACTCCTTTCAACTGGAATGATGTCTTGGCTATCTTTCGACGTATTGATCCAAGCCATAAAGTTGTTGACGATTTCCCGGTGCCTGCCGCAATCTCTACAACAGCTGATGACGAGGTTCcgctgaagctgttgaaaAAATGGGCCAAGCAAGATGGTTGGAAGAGTTTGGAAGACTCTATTCGGCAGACTTTGAGCAGTTCTTCATAG
- a CDS encoding fungal specific transcription factor domain-containing protein, whose amino-acid sequence MTKFEHFLLDYYAASVIPDAHLWCHHGDEEPLFIEGVRLYWLPFVVTDSGLLAGIFLSSCRNLALREHRPQANHEYSQLAMMYKLECIRSVNEAIATEGLTITETTIAKTLLLCADEFMCDDLNASALHFEGMNNMIKLKGGLSNVGVNGFLRKALKWCNLENILKISLPNYNLKSTRDTM is encoded by the exons ATGACAAAGTTTGAACATTTTCTGCTCGATTACT ATGCAGCATCAGTCATCCCAGATGCTCACCTTTGGTGCCaccatggcgatgaggaaCCCCTGTTTATTGAAGGTGTAAGACTGTATTGGCTTCCCTTTGTAGTCACAGACAGTGGCTTGTTAGCTGGTATATTCCTATCCTCGTGTCGTAATCTTGCACTTCGCGAGCATCGACCACAAGCAAACCATGAGTATTCTCAACTTGCAATGATGTACAAGCTCGAGTGCATCAGGTCTGTAAATGAGGCTATTGCCACAGAAGGACTAACCATTACCGAGACTACAATTGCGAAAACCCTACTACTATGTGCAGATGAA TTCATGTGCGATGACCTAAATGCCTCAGCTCTGCATTTTGAAGGTATGAACAACATGATTAAGTTGAAAGGAGGCTTATCAAATGTCGGAGTCAATGGGTTTCTGAGAAAGGCTCTCAAATGGTGCAATTTGGAAAACATTCTGAAAATAAGCTTACCAAATTATAATCTCAAAAGCACTAGAGATACTATGTGA